The window AGTGCTTCGGACCGCTGGAAGTCGCCTACGACCTCCCGACCGGTGACCCCGAGGCCCTGCGCGCCGCGATCGAGGCCGGCCCCAACAACATCTGGCGCTACGCGCCGCTGCTGCCCGTCCCCGCGGACGTGGCCTCCAAGCCGAGCCTGAACCCGGGCTTCACCAAGCTCGTGGACGCCGAGAACCTGGCCAAGGAGCTCGGTGTCACCGGCAAGCTCTACGTCAAGGACGACTCCGGCAACCCGACGCACTCCTTCAAGGACCGCGTCGTGGCCATCGCCGTCGAGGCCGCCCGCGCCTTCGGCTTCACCACCCTGTCCTGCTCCTCCACCGGCAACCTGGCCGGCGCCGTCGGCGCCGCGGCCGCCCGGGCCGGCTTCCGCTCCTGCGTGTTCATCCCGCACGACCTGGAGCAGGGCAAGGTCGTCATGGCCGGTGTGTACGGCGGTGACCTGGTCGGCATCGAGGGCAACTACGACGACGTCAACCGCTTCTGCTCCGAGCTCATCGGCGACCCGCTGGGCGAGGGCTGGGGCTTCGTCAACGTCAACCTGCGCCCGTACTACGGCGAGGGCTCCAAGACCCTGGCGTACGAGATCTGCGAGCAGCTCGGCTGGCAGCTGCCCGACCAGATCGTGATCCCGATCGCGTCCGGCTCGCAGCTGACGAAGATCGACAAGGGTCTGCAGGAGCTCGTCAAGCTCGGGCTCGTCGAGGACAAGCCGTACAAGATCTTCGGCGCCCAGGCCGAGGGCTGCTCCCCGGTGTCGACCGCCTTCAAGGCCGGTCACGAGGTGGTCCGCCCGCAGAAGCCGAACACCATCGCCAAGTCCCTCGCGATCGGCAACCCGGCGGACGGCCCGTACGTCCTGGACATCGCGCGGCGCACCGGCGGCTTCGTCGACGACGTCACCGACGAGCAGGTCGTCGAGGCCATCAAGATCCTCGCGCAGACCGAGGGCATCTTCGCCGAGACCGCGGGCGGCGTGACCGTCGGCGTGACGAAGAAGCTCATCGAGAACGGGCAGCTCGACCCGACGCTGACCACCGTCATCCTCAACACCGGTGACGGCCTCAAGACCCTGGAGGCGGTGGCCGCGGACAGCGGGCAGACCGCCACCATCCGCCCGAGCCTGGACGCGTTCCGCGCCGCCGGCCTGGCCTGACCCTCCCCCCTGCTCTACCGGAAAGGCAGTAGCGCCATGAGCGTCAACGTCCGCATCCCCACCATCCTGCGCACCTACACCGGCGGTCAGGCCGAGGTCCCGGCCGAGGGCGGGACCCTCGCCGAGGTCATCGAGTCCCTGGAGAAGAGCCACCCGGGCATCGCCGCGCGCGTCCTGGACGACCAGGGCAAGCTGCGCCGCTTCGTGAACGTCTACGTGAACGACGACGACGTGCGCTTCGAGGGCGGGCTGCAGGCGGCGACGCCGGACGGCGCCGGCGTCTCGATCATCCCGGCCGTCGCGGGCGGCTGCTGATCTCCCGGGATCGCCCTGTGGGTACCCCTCGGGCACCCCTTGAGTACCTCTTGAGTACCTCTTGAGTGCTTCTTGCTCACCTATCAGGTGACACGCGCAAACCGAAATTGCCCCCTCCGCTATAAGCGGAGGGGGCAATTCTGGTTGATTGGGCGCGGTAGGGTTGGGGAAGTCCCCTCCGCTGTTCTTGCCCGCCGCATATGAACGGGCCGCCTGAGGGTCGACATCGGGTCAATGTGCAAGCGCGGTATGGGGCTTTGGCGAGATATGTCAGGCCCGAGTTGCCCTGCCATATGCCAAATTTTCACTCTATTTCAATGTTTCTCGGTGTCCAGATTTCTCGTCGGATTGACCTGTTGCAGACAGCACTCGCGCAGATACATTCAGCCTCGGTCGACG of the Streptomyces sp. NBC_01294 genome contains:
- a CDS encoding MoaD/ThiS family protein, which produces MSVNVRIPTILRTYTGGQAEVPAEGGTLAEVIESLEKSHPGIAARVLDDQGKLRRFVNVYVNDDDVRFEGGLQAATPDGAGVSIIPAVAGGC
- the thrC gene encoding threonine synthase; translation: MRRKGLAIMAAQTVATSVDLGPATGLSCRECGTRFELGPIFACAECFGPLEVAYDLPTGDPEALRAAIEAGPNNIWRYAPLLPVPADVASKPSLNPGFTKLVDAENLAKELGVTGKLYVKDDSGNPTHSFKDRVVAIAVEAARAFGFTTLSCSSTGNLAGAVGAAAARAGFRSCVFIPHDLEQGKVVMAGVYGGDLVGIEGNYDDVNRFCSELIGDPLGEGWGFVNVNLRPYYGEGSKTLAYEICEQLGWQLPDQIVIPIASGSQLTKIDKGLQELVKLGLVEDKPYKIFGAQAEGCSPVSTAFKAGHEVVRPQKPNTIAKSLAIGNPADGPYVLDIARRTGGFVDDVTDEQVVEAIKILAQTEGIFAETAGGVTVGVTKKLIENGQLDPTLTTVILNTGDGLKTLEAVAADSGQTATIRPSLDAFRAAGLA